From a single Bos indicus isolate NIAB-ARS_2022 breed Sahiwal x Tharparkar chromosome 11, NIAB-ARS_B.indTharparkar_mat_pri_1.0, whole genome shotgun sequence genomic region:
- the CAPG gene encoding macrophage-capping protein isoform X1: MYSPIPQSGSPFPPTVKLPGLHIWRVEKLKPVPVAPENYGIFFSGDSYLVLHNGPEELSHLHLWIGQQSSRDEQGGCAILAVHLNTLLGERPVQHRESQGNESDLFMSYFPHGLKYQEGGVESAFHKTSPGTAPAAIKKLYQVKGKKNIRATERVLSWDSFNTGDCFILDLGQNIFAWCGAKSNILERNKARDLALAIRDSERQGKAHVEIVTDGEEPADMIQVLGPKPSLKEGNPEEDLTADRTNAQAAALYKVSDATGQMNLTKLADSSPFALELLIPDDCFVLDNGLCGKIYIWKGGDSAPGPRECHLQAILQGLEVRVGISLPLPPTHLLLL, encoded by the exons ATGTACTCACCCATCCCCCAGAG CGGCTCTCCGTTCCCACCGACCGTGAAGCTCCCTGGCCTGCACATATGGAGGGTGGAGAAGCTGAAGCCAGTGCCTGTGGCCCCTGAGAACTACGGCATTTTCTTCTCGGGAGACTCCTACCTGGTGCTGCACAATGGCCCGGAAGAGCTCTCCCACCTGCACCTGTGGATCG GCCAGCAGTCGTCCCGGGACGAGCAGGGGGGCTGCGCCATATTGGCCGTGCACCTCAACACCCTGCTCGGAGAGCGGCCTGTGCAGCACCGAGAGTCACAGGGCAATGAGTCCGACCTCTTCATGAGCTACTTCCCCCACGGCCTCAAGTACCAG GAAGGCGGCGTGGAGTCGGCGTTTCACAAGACCTCCCCAGGAACCGCCCCAGCTGCCATCAAGAAACTCTACCAGGTGAAGGGCAAGAAGAACATTCGTGCCACTGAGCGGGTGCTGAGCTGGGACAGTTTCAACACAGGGGACTGCTTCATCCTGGATCTGGGCCAG AACATCTTTGCCTGGTGTGGTGCGAAGTCCAACATATTGGAGCGGAACAAGGCACGGGACCTGGCACTGGCCATCCGGGACAGCGAGCGGCAGGGCAAGGCCCACGTGGAGATCGTCACCGATGGGGAGGAGCCTGCCGACATGATACAG GTCTTGGGTCCCAAGCCCTCTCTGAAGGAGGGTAACCCTGAGGAAGACCTCACAGCTGACCGGACAAACGCACAGGCCGCGGCTCTGTATAAG GTCTCTGACGCCACTGGACAGATGAACCTGACCAAGCTGGCTGATTCCAGCCCCTTCGCCCTCGAGCTGCTGATACCCGATGACTGCTTTGTGTTGGACAACGGACTCTGCGGCAAGATCTACATCTGGAAGG GTGGAGATTCTGCCCCAGGGCCGCGAGAGTGCCATCTTCAAGCAATTCTTCAAGGACTGGAAGTGAGGGTGGGCATCTCCCTGCCCCTACCTCCTACCCACTTGCTCCTCCTCTGA
- the CAPG gene encoding macrophage-capping protein isoform X2 translates to MYSPIPQSGSPFPPTVKLPGLHIWRVEKLKPVPVAPENYGIFFSGDSYLVLHNGPEELSHLHLWIGQQSSRDEQGGCAILAVHLNTLLGERPVQHRESQGNESDLFMSYFPHGLKYQEGGVESAFHKTSPGTAPAAIKKLYQVKGKKNIRATERVLSWDSFNTGDCFILDLGQNIFAWCGAKSNILERNKARDLALAIRDSERQGKAHVEIVTDGEEPADMIQVLGPKPSLKEGNPEEDLTADRTNAQAAALYKVSDATGQMNLTKLADSSPFALELLIPDDCFVLDNGLCGKIYIWKGRKANEKERQAALQVAEDFITRMRYAPNTQVEILPQGRESAIFKQFFKDWK, encoded by the exons ATGTACTCACCCATCCCCCAGAG CGGCTCTCCGTTCCCACCGACCGTGAAGCTCCCTGGCCTGCACATATGGAGGGTGGAGAAGCTGAAGCCAGTGCCTGTGGCCCCTGAGAACTACGGCATTTTCTTCTCGGGAGACTCCTACCTGGTGCTGCACAATGGCCCGGAAGAGCTCTCCCACCTGCACCTGTGGATCG GCCAGCAGTCGTCCCGGGACGAGCAGGGGGGCTGCGCCATATTGGCCGTGCACCTCAACACCCTGCTCGGAGAGCGGCCTGTGCAGCACCGAGAGTCACAGGGCAATGAGTCCGACCTCTTCATGAGCTACTTCCCCCACGGCCTCAAGTACCAG GAAGGCGGCGTGGAGTCGGCGTTTCACAAGACCTCCCCAGGAACCGCCCCAGCTGCCATCAAGAAACTCTACCAGGTGAAGGGCAAGAAGAACATTCGTGCCACTGAGCGGGTGCTGAGCTGGGACAGTTTCAACACAGGGGACTGCTTCATCCTGGATCTGGGCCAG AACATCTTTGCCTGGTGTGGTGCGAAGTCCAACATATTGGAGCGGAACAAGGCACGGGACCTGGCACTGGCCATCCGGGACAGCGAGCGGCAGGGCAAGGCCCACGTGGAGATCGTCACCGATGGGGAGGAGCCTGCCGACATGATACAG GTCTTGGGTCCCAAGCCCTCTCTGAAGGAGGGTAACCCTGAGGAAGACCTCACAGCTGACCGGACAAACGCACAGGCCGCGGCTCTGTATAAG GTCTCTGACGCCACTGGACAGATGAACCTGACCAAGCTGGCTGATTCCAGCCCCTTCGCCCTCGAGCTGCTGATACCCGATGACTGCTTTGTGTTGGACAACGGACTCTGCGGCAAGATCTACATCTGGAAGG GGCGCAAAGCTAATGAGAAGGAGAGGCAGGCGGCCCTCCAAGTGGCGGAGGACTTTATCACCCGCATGCGGTATGCCCCAAACACTCAG GTGGAGATTCTGCCCCAGGGCCGCGAGAGTGCCATCTTCAAGCAATTCTTCAAGGACTGGAAGTGA